The following coding sequences lie in one Rutidosis leptorrhynchoides isolate AG116_Rl617_1_P2 chromosome 4, CSIRO_AGI_Rlap_v1, whole genome shotgun sequence genomic window:
- the LOC139904069 gene encoding uncharacterized protein gives MLRLPDDDRDLVLLVAVGALAGGGNLLISVDSVALATLFEAADNVKMVELSSKEIQVVNCHNRRRRRGRYFTQYSNTVSFHPTSEHATVTVLTNRRRFSCKFESNKLFGSEPERK, from the exons ATGCTTCGATTACCTG ATGATGATCGGGATTTGGTTTTGCTGGTGGCGGTAGGTGCATTAGCTG GTGGTGGTAATTTGTTGATTAGTGTTGATAGTGTTGCACTTGCTACTTTGTTTGAAGCTGCTGATAATGTTAAAATGGTTGAG CTTAGCTCCAAAGAAATTCAAGTCGTAAACTGTCATAATCGACGACGGCGTAGGGGCCGTTATTTTACCCAATACAGCAATACAGTGTCGTTTCATCCAACATCAGAACATGCTACTGTTACTGTACTAACAAATCGAAGAAGGTTTTCTTGCAAATTCGAATCAAACAAACTATTTGGATCCGAACCCGAAAGAaagtaa
- the LOC139843033 gene encoding putative F-box protein At4g21240 — protein MVVESPPWTVFNSFGSEAKGSGRNKFINYYNLHKLNHHGVDYDDMSLLASLDGLVCVAMNHNGDLGLWNPLTNIHKKLPKPKPKGFNGYRDAIGLYKDDSVDLDYKILHVNSLRGYNIYSRRLDSWRNNFQLQDRRIISTCHKWSPGTFFRESLYFTVKDKCLIISFDVKAEIFREIQYPHDPPVPGYGNLVVVKGWLHLCVGDTNKIDMLRIVIDDDKCEWIKVVSYSGKHQQMPFRWSLRYLDKNGKFVVTWEHTKKKKSADSDDEGEFTQDELCLYSGKLQGVFYVESRVAESQFQNEEKRSLFTHHIKFALR, from the coding sequence ATGGTTGTTGAATCTCCACCATGGACTGTTTTTAATTCGTTTGGTTCTGAAGCCAAGGGAAGTGGAAGAAACAAGTTTATCAATTACTATAATTTACATAAGCTTAATCATCATGGTGTTGATTACGATGATATGTCCCTTTTAGCAAGCTTGGATGGATTGGTATGTGTAGCAATGAATCACAATGGCGACTTAGGGTTATGGAATCCGTTAACTAATATCCACAAAAAATTGCCAAAACCCAAACCTAAGGGTTTTAATGGTTATAGAGATGCTATCGGTTTATATAAAGACGACTCTGTTGATCTCGATTACAAAATTTTACATGTAAATTCATTACGTGGTTATAATATATACTCCCGGAGATTAGATTCATGGAGAAATAATTTTCAACTTCAGGACCGTCGAATAATTTCGACTTGTCACAAGTGGTCCCCAGGTACTTTCTTCCGCGAAAGTCTCTATTTCACGGTTAAAGATAAATGCTTGATTATCAGTTTTGACGTGAAGGCGGAAATATTTCGGGAAATACAATATCCACATGATCCACCCGTTCCTGGTTATGGGAATTTAGTAGTTGTGAAAGGCTGGCTTCACTTATGTGTTGGGGACACAAACAAAATCGATATGTTGCGGATCGTAATTGATGATGATAAATGCGAATGGATAAAGGTGGTTTCGTATTCAGGCAAACATCAACAAATGCCATTTAGATGGAGCTtaagatatctagataagaatggGAAGTTTGTTGTAACTTGGGAGCATACGAAGAAGAAGAAGTCGGCTGATTCGGATGATGAAGGCGAATTCACGCAGGACGAGTTGTGTTTGTATTCGGGGAAGTTACAAGGAGTGTTTTATGTAGAGTCTCGTGTCGCCGAATCCCAATTTCAAAACGAAGAAAAACGATCCTTGTTTACACACCACATCAAATTCGCTCTTCGATAG